One part of the Bacteroidia bacterium genome encodes these proteins:
- a CDS encoding 2-oxoglutarate dehydrogenase E1 component: MSDNLSFLSNSNPEFVENLYKDYQADPASVDPSWKRFFDGFEFAQQNYSNGSSNGQETSDVLGSKELAVLNLINAYRTRGHLFTKTNPVRDRRKYSPTLELKNFGLDEGDLNDMFQAGKDVGFSGPTKLKDIITLLEQTYCQSIGAEYRYIRHPERIEWMQERMEGSRNTPNFSMDKKKHLLGMLNKAVFFEKFLGTKFVGQKRFSLEGAEALIPALDSIIEKGAELGIKEFIIGMAHRGRLNVLTNILRKEYDEVFSEFEGKEYEDSLFQGDVKYHMGFSADIKTSVGNEVHLSLMPNPSHLETVNPVVEGVSRAKIDHKYGGDHEKLAPILIHGDAAVAAQGIVYEVIQMSRLEGYQTGGTIHMVINNQIGFTTNYTDARSSTYCTDIAKITGSPVFHVNGDDVEALVFAIELAMEFRQTFHRDVFIDLLCYRRHGHNEADEPSFTQPLLYKTIKKHPDPRQIYVNKLVEAGALEGEMAKQLEREFKKMLQEELEESRATEKLEHAPFLKGTWDGIRRPKKEDFEKLSPDTGLTKKLVSELIEKLHDIPADFKAHKKIVKLFGDRLRMLKEDRLDWALGELLAYASLLLEGHPIRLSGQDCRRGTFSHRHAVIVSEDAEQDYIPLNNLKEGQSEFIAYNSLLSEYGVLGFEYGYSITNPNNMVIWEAQFGDFANGAQIIMDQYISSAETKWQRMSGLIQLLPHGFEGQGPEHSSARIERYLELCARKNMQIVNCTTPANFFHVMRRQLKRDFRLPLVVFTPKKLLRYPLCVSKVEDFAKGTRFQEVIDDTYADPKKVKRVLFCSGKIYYDLLNRQQEEKRKDVAIVRIEQLYPLPVVQLREIIKKYNGVEYVWVQEEPRNMGPWNFILRVMTDVKIHYIGRKPSPSPATGFYKQHAIQEKAIIDASFAKSL; the protein is encoded by the coding sequence ATGTCGGACAATTTGTCATTTTTAAGCAACAGCAACCCAGAATTTGTAGAAAACCTCTACAAAGATTATCAGGCAGATCCAGCTTCCGTTGACCCTTCCTGGAAAAGATTTTTTGATGGTTTTGAATTTGCTCAGCAAAACTATTCCAATGGAAGTTCGAATGGACAGGAGACGAGTGATGTGTTAGGAAGTAAAGAACTCGCGGTATTGAATCTCATCAATGCCTACAGAACCAGAGGACACTTATTTACCAAAACCAATCCAGTTAGAGATAGAAGAAAATACTCCCCTACCCTGGAGTTGAAAAACTTTGGTCTTGATGAGGGGGATTTGAACGATATGTTTCAAGCGGGGAAAGACGTTGGATTTTCTGGCCCGACAAAATTGAAAGATATTATTACTCTGCTTGAGCAAACCTATTGCCAATCCATAGGAGCCGAATATCGATACATTCGTCATCCGGAAAGAATCGAATGGATGCAGGAGAGAATGGAGGGAAGTAGAAATACCCCTAATTTCTCAATGGATAAGAAGAAGCATTTGCTGGGAATGCTGAATAAGGCAGTTTTCTTTGAAAAATTCCTGGGAACCAAATTTGTGGGACAGAAGCGCTTTTCTCTTGAAGGAGCGGAGGCTTTGATTCCAGCTTTGGATTCCATTATAGAGAAAGGTGCGGAGTTGGGAATAAAAGAGTTCATCATCGGTATGGCTCATAGAGGAAGATTGAATGTGCTGACCAACATCCTTCGCAAAGAATATGATGAAGTCTTTTCTGAATTTGAAGGCAAAGAATATGAAGACAGCCTCTTTCAGGGAGATGTAAAGTATCACATGGGCTTTTCTGCAGACATCAAAACTTCTGTTGGAAATGAGGTGCATTTGAGCCTTATGCCCAATCCTTCTCACCTGGAAACGGTAAATCCAGTGGTTGAAGGAGTTTCCCGTGCAAAGATTGATCACAAATATGGAGGAGATCATGAGAAGCTGGCACCGATTCTCATACATGGGGATGCTGCAGTCGCGGCTCAGGGGATTGTCTATGAGGTGATTCAAATGTCTCGCCTCGAAGGTTACCAGACAGGAGGAACCATCCACATGGTGATCAACAACCAAATCGGATTCACGACCAATTATACAGACGCGAGATCCAGTACCTATTGTACGGATATTGCCAAAATCACAGGCTCTCCGGTTTTCCATGTAAATGGAGATGATGTGGAGGCCCTGGTATTTGCGATTGAATTAGCAATGGAATTTCGTCAGACTTTCCATAGAGATGTATTTATAGATTTGCTGTGTTACCGTCGTCATGGTCATAATGAAGCCGATGAACCCAGTTTCACCCAACCACTCCTATATAAAACCATTAAAAAGCATCCGGATCCTCGTCAGATCTATGTGAATAAACTGGTAGAAGCGGGTGCTCTTGAAGGAGAAATGGCTAAACAGCTGGAGCGGGAGTTTAAGAAAATGCTACAGGAAGAACTGGAGGAATCTCGTGCGACAGAAAAACTGGAGCATGCACCTTTCCTCAAAGGAACCTGGGACGGCATACGCAGACCGAAAAAAGAAGACTTTGAAAAACTTTCTCCAGATACAGGTTTGACTAAAAAACTGGTATCGGAACTTATAGAGAAGCTACATGATATCCCTGCGGACTTCAAAGCCCACAAAAAGATTGTAAAACTCTTTGGGGATCGCCTGCGGATGTTGAAAGAAGATAGATTGGATTGGGCTTTGGGCGAATTGCTGGCTTATGCCTCTTTATTGCTGGAAGGGCATCCGATCCGCTTGAGTGGACAGGATTGTAGAAGAGGAACCTTTTCTCACAGGCATGCAGTGATTGTGAGTGAAGATGCGGAGCAGGATTATATTCCCCTCAACAATTTGAAAGAAGGGCAATCAGAGTTTATCGCATACAATTCCCTCCTCTCCGAATATGGAGTTTTGGGATTTGAATATGGATATTCGATCACCAACCCTAATAATATGGTGATTTGGGAAGCACAATTTGGTGATTTTGCCAATGGAGCCCAGATCATCATGGATCAATACATCTCAAGTGCCGAAACCAAATGGCAAAGAATGAGTGGGCTGATCCAGTTATTGCCACATGGATTTGAAGGACAAGGGCCTGAGCACTCTTCAGCCAGAATTGAGCGCTACCTTGAGCTCTGTGCGAGGAAAAATATGCAGATTGTCAACTGTACCACTCCTGCAAACTTCTTCCATGTAATGCGTAGGCAGCTGAAACGCGATTTCAGGCTTCCACTGGTTGTATTTACGCCGAAAAAACTGCTACGATATCCGCTTTGTGTTAGTAAAGTTGAAGACTTTGCCAAAGGAACTCGTTTCCAGGAAGTAATTGATGATACTTATGCAGATCCAAAAAAGGTAAAACGCGTATTATTCTGTAGTGGAAAGATCTACTATGATTTGCTCAATAGACAACAGGAAGAAAAGCGTAAAGATGTTGCTATCGTTAGGATAGAACAGCTTTATCCCCTACCTGTAGTTCAGTTGAGAGAAATCATCAAGAAATATAATGGTGTTGAATATGTCTGGGTGCAAGAAGAACCCAGGAATATGGGCCCCTGGAACTTTATTCTGAGAGTAATGACAGATGTGAAAATTCATTATATCGGAAGAAAGCCAAGTCCAAGTCCTGCGACGGGATTTTATAAACAACATGCTATACAGGAAAAAGCGATAATAGACGCATCTTTTGCCAAATCACTCTAG
- a CDS encoding thioesterase family protein translates to MRKSYTEITVRSWTLDLYGQVSNSKFLEFLEEARWNHFQGFFESGMFMDLGLAFVLVNVNLNYSGAARLGEILDIETCIKRFGEKSITLEHKVVMRNKKKIILDGEVTFVVKDLEKGHAVPISGRMKDMFLRDAG, encoded by the coding sequence ATGAGAAAATCTTATACTGAAATAACTGTCAGAAGCTGGACCCTTGACCTATATGGTCAGGTCAGCAATTCCAAATTTTTAGAGTTTTTGGAAGAAGCTCGTTGGAATCATTTCCAGGGATTCTTTGAATCTGGTATGTTTATGGATCTGGGGCTGGCTTTCGTTTTGGTGAATGTAAACCTCAATTATAGTGGCGCAGCCCGATTGGGAGAAATTTTAGATATCGAAACCTGCATAAAGCGTTTTGGAGAAAAAAGCATAACGCTTGAGCATAAGGTCGTCATGCGCAACAAAAAGAAGATCATCCTTGATGGGGAAGTTACTTTTGTGGTGAAGGACCTGGAAAAAGGACATGCAGTTCCAATTTCCGGTAGAATGAAAGATATGTTTCTCAGAGATGCTGGTTAA
- a CDS encoding AAA family ATPase, which produces MSNTKPSDFVKHKFKALKTYASTEWLAESKKKYRQVFDKNEITYIYAELSFFNKLFDEEDWDAQIQLKAFSQPSDRRKKGTEMCSIDIPKAVSKDLNIVYIREGWGMEKKGMFWKEGTYYWEAYIDGTKVGTQQFYIYNAGTVSAHNNPYLEIEHVKLYEGSNQDSKKRNPLYLKEFSSDESRFVWIEFKAKNKFKTNWMAELVFNFYNDARQLKGRTVELYPVKEKQDELVITSGWGSDHKGTWFPDNYTVEIVFMDNLIGIVPFKVDKTSIEGDNQLLLPDETGQAVLGMPSLSELDEMTLEEVLKELDELIGLETVKTRIREYAQYLNFLQLRKEKGFDDNQGVNLHVVFTGNPGTGKTTVARMLGRIYKKLGLLTKGHVHEVDRADIIGEYIGQTAPKVKDAIEKARGGILFIDEAYALARGGDDTKDYGREVIELLIKEMTSGKDDLAIVVAGYPKEMDTFLHSNPGLKSRFNMRFEFDDYTPQELEEIALLSSRKSLVSLSPEALEVLNKKLTDAYRGRDSSFGNARYAISLITEAKMNLGLRIMAQKDKDDLTKEDLSVIQMEDVEAIFETKSQKMARIPVDETLLAEALDELNRLIGLENVKTEVQDLVKLVRFYKEVGKDVLNRFSLHTVFTGNPGTGKTTVARILGKIYKALGILERGSLVECDRQHLVAGHVGQTAIKTAGVIEKARGGVLFIDEAYALSQGAGDHFGKEAIEAVLKRMEDMRGELVVIAVGYPDNMKKFLDANPGLRSRFDRKFEFQDYSPDQLLEIAKLSFKQEEIEASKEAMDHLEKYFQHLHSQKNKFFGNARAVRKVVEESIKNQHLRLAQMDSKKRTEAMLKELSLEDVEEFTPGVDKLLEGGGQSRVGF; this is translated from the coding sequence ATGTCAAATACAAAACCATCAGATTTTGTGAAGCATAAGTTCAAAGCATTGAAGACCTATGCTTCTACTGAATGGCTTGCTGAGAGTAAAAAGAAATATAGACAGGTATTTGATAAAAATGAGATAACCTATATATATGCAGAGCTTTCTTTCTTCAATAAATTGTTTGATGAAGAAGACTGGGATGCCCAGATTCAGCTAAAAGCATTTTCCCAACCTTCAGATAGAAGAAAGAAAGGAACCGAGATGTGTTCCATCGATATTCCCAAAGCTGTCTCCAAAGACCTCAATATTGTTTACATCCGTGAAGGCTGGGGCATGGAAAAGAAAGGCATGTTCTGGAAAGAGGGTACCTACTATTGGGAAGCCTATATTGACGGGACCAAAGTTGGGACGCAGCAATTCTATATATATAATGCAGGAACGGTAAGTGCTCACAACAATCCGTATCTGGAGATCGAGCATGTAAAACTCTACGAAGGTTCCAATCAGGATAGCAAAAAAAGAAATCCACTTTACTTAAAGGAATTTAGCAGCGATGAATCTCGTTTCGTCTGGATCGAATTCAAAGCCAAAAATAAATTCAAGACCAATTGGATGGCGGAGCTGGTCTTCAATTTTTATAATGATGCACGCCAATTGAAAGGAAGGACAGTTGAGCTGTATCCTGTTAAGGAGAAACAGGATGAGCTAGTCATTACTTCCGGTTGGGGCTCAGATCATAAAGGCACCTGGTTCCCGGATAACTATACAGTGGAGATTGTCTTCATGGACAATCTCATCGGAATCGTTCCTTTTAAAGTAGATAAGACCAGCATAGAAGGAGATAATCAGCTCTTGCTTCCTGATGAAACCGGTCAGGCAGTGCTTGGTATGCCCTCCCTCTCCGAATTGGATGAGATGACTCTGGAAGAAGTCCTGAAAGAGCTGGACGAGTTGATTGGTTTGGAAACGGTCAAAACCCGCATTCGGGAATACGCCCAATACCTGAACTTCCTTCAACTTCGGAAAGAAAAAGGCTTTGATGATAATCAGGGAGTAAATCTTCATGTGGTATTTACCGGAAATCCGGGTACAGGAAAAACGACGGTTGCGCGAATGTTGGGACGGATCTATAAGAAATTGGGACTTCTGACCAAAGGACATGTACATGAAGTCGATCGTGCAGACATCATTGGAGAATACATAGGACAAACCGCGCCTAAGGTAAAAGATGCAATCGAAAAAGCTCGTGGGGGTATTTTATTTATTGATGAGGCCTATGCATTGGCAAGAGGAGGAGATGATACCAAAGACTATGGTCGGGAAGTGATTGAACTGTTGATAAAAGAAATGACCAGTGGGAAAGATGACCTGGCCATCGTAGTTGCGGGTTATCCCAAAGAGATGGATACCTTCCTTCATTCCAATCCCGGTCTCAAATCTCGTTTCAATATGAGATTTGAATTTGATGACTATACACCACAGGAATTGGAAGAGATTGCTTTGCTTTCCTCCAGAAAGAGCCTGGTTTCTCTTTCTCCGGAAGCTCTGGAAGTATTGAATAAAAAACTTACAGATGCTTATCGAGGGAGAGATAGCAGTTTTGGGAATGCCCGCTATGCAATATCTCTGATCACAGAAGCCAAAATGAACCTCGGTTTGAGGATCATGGCCCAAAAAGATAAAGATGATTTGACCAAAGAGGATCTTTCAGTAATTCAAATGGAGGATGTGGAAGCGATCTTTGAGACCAAATCCCAAAAGATGGCTCGGATTCCGGTGGATGAAACCCTACTTGCCGAGGCCCTGGATGAGTTGAATCGTTTGATCGGCCTGGAAAATGTGAAGACAGAGGTACAGGATTTGGTGAAGTTGGTGCGCTTCTATAAAGAGGTCGGCAAGGATGTCTTAAATCGATTCTCTCTTCATACAGTATTTACAGGCAACCCGGGAACAGGAAAAACGACTGTTGCTCGTATTCTGGGGAAAATTTATAAAGCTCTCGGAATTTTGGAAAGAGGGAGCTTGGTAGAATGTGATCGTCAGCATTTGGTGGCAGGGCATGTAGGACAAACCGCTATCAAAACAGCTGGGGTAATTGAGAAAGCACGTGGAGGAGTTTTATTTATAGATGAGGCTTATGCATTAAGCCAGGGAGCGGGAGATCATTTTGGAAAGGAAGCCATAGAAGCTGTCTTGAAACGGATGGAAGATATGAGGGGTGAACTGGTAGTGATTGCCGTAGGCTATCCCGACAATATGAAGAAATTCCTGGATGCGAATCCCGGTCTTCGTTCTCGTTTTGATCGCAAATTTGAATTTCAGGACTATTCGCCAGATCAACTTCTCGAAATCGCAAAGCTGAGCTTTAAACAAGAGGAAATCGAAGCCAGTAAAGAAGCTATGGATCATCTGGAAAAATATTTCCAGCACCTTCATAGCCAGAAAAATAAATTCTTTGGAAATGCTCGTGCAGTGAGAAAAGTGGTTGAAGAATCTATCAAGAATCAACACCTGCGACTTGCTCAAATGGACTCGAAAAAGCGAACGGAAGCTATGTTAAAAGAGCTTAGTCTGGAAGATGTCGAAGAATTTACTCCGGGCGTAGACAAATTGCTGGAAGGTGGTGGTCAAAGCCGGGTTGGCTTTTAA
- a CDS encoding helix-turn-helix transcriptional regulator, which translates to MKIQFSPDNPRLLQIFDRHAQNFLVSQTENDTYTTKVNRLLVNQLKNDAPGIEVVADHLSMSVRSLQMKLKEEGTSYQKLLNAVRKNFAIAYLRERKVSKGEIAHMLGFSEISVFSRTFKKWTGKSPSEYQAAFG; encoded by the coding sequence ATGAAAATCCAATTTTCTCCTGATAACCCACGATTGCTCCAGATATTTGACAGACACGCCCAGAATTTCCTCGTTTCACAGACCGAGAACGATACCTACACTACCAAGGTTAATCGTCTATTAGTAAATCAGTTGAAAAATGATGCGCCTGGGATTGAGGTCGTAGCTGATCACTTGTCTATGAGCGTTCGCAGCTTGCAGATGAAGTTGAAAGAAGAAGGCACCAGCTATCAGAAACTACTGAATGCTGTACGCAAAAACTTCGCTATTGCATACCTGCGTGAAAGAAAGGTTAGCAAAGGAGAGATTGCCCACATGCTCGGATTCTCTGAAATAAGCGTTTTCTCCAGAACCTTTAAGAAATGGACGGGCAAAAGCCCCTCCGAATATCAGGCCGCATTTGGCTGA
- a CDS encoding ATP-binding protein, whose amino-acid sequence MNSFQAPKENNLQSELEQLKRTNESLEKELNMLAYAVSHDLEQPLRHIMAFSKLLGRKIQDYDDAEVLKYAEFVQNSGEILEKRINAILKFSRLSQHEIKISTVSTEALVQNIIEKIQLDQTKANIETELQNLPELESDKELLKTLFSELLDNALHFCSQKEAPKVRIWGEGDGTSKSIIIEDNGIGLGSQKLERLIKLFQQADDGFPRNAQSIGIGLSMAQRAANMLGAKICHTETPEGNTRFQVLFT is encoded by the coding sequence ATGAATTCTTTTCAAGCCCCCAAAGAAAATAATCTTCAATCGGAATTGGAGCAACTCAAACGAACCAATGAGTCTTTGGAAAAAGAGTTGAATATGCTGGCCTATGCTGTTTCTCATGATCTTGAGCAACCGCTTCGTCATATTATGGCTTTTAGCAAGCTACTGGGAAGGAAGATTCAGGATTATGATGATGCCGAGGTACTGAAATATGCTGAATTTGTTCAAAATTCCGGAGAGATATTGGAAAAGCGAATCAATGCCATTCTGAAGTTTTCTCGCCTGTCTCAGCATGAAATAAAAATCAGTACCGTTTCCACCGAAGCTTTGGTACAGAATATCATCGAGAAAATCCAGCTAGATCAGACTAAAGCAAATATTGAAACAGAGCTTCAGAATCTTCCCGAACTGGAAAGTGATAAAGAACTGCTGAAGACACTTTTCTCAGAACTACTGGATAATGCTTTGCATTTTTGTTCTCAGAAAGAGGCTCCCAAAGTTCGAATATGGGGAGAAGGGGATGGGACGAGCAAAAGCATCATTATTGAAGATAATGGCATTGGGCTCGGCTCTCAAAAGCTGGAGCGATTGATCAAATTGTTTCAACAAGCAGATGATGGCTTTCCCAGAAATGCCCAAAGTATCGGGATCGGACTTTCTATGGCCCAAAGAGCCGCCAATATGCTGGGAGCCAAAATTTGCCATACAGAAACTCCTGAAGGCAATACCCGTTTTCAAGTTCTATTTACCTGA